The stretch of DNA CTTCCTGTTTTGTCGTAAATATCTATTAATTTATCGCAAGAATCAATATTTACATGCGAAGAATAAATATCCCTCGCTTGGCTGATGCTGACTACCATCTCATTGCACTCTGCCATCGCATCGTCAATATATTTTTGAAAACCTCTATTTTGGTGTCTTTTCGCGTAACCCTCCGCGATCAATCTTGGTATGGCCTTGCAAGCCCTGCTTAATTGATCTTTCAAATCATATCTCTCATCTCCAGGCAGTTTGCAGGCGATTTCGCATAAGACTGACAACATAGCTGAATAGGAATTTCGATAAACCTCCAAATCTCTAAAACTAACGATCCTATTTTTCAATTCCATGGCAAAAACTCCTTTTTATTAAATATATGGCTACGGCGAGGGTAACGCTACCCGTTTCGGTTATGGCTTTGGGTTATGGCCATAACCGTTATCGTTGCCGTTTTACGATACGGGCATCGTCACCGTTACCCTAACCGAATACAGCAATTATCATGCCAAAGGCGGGTAAGCATGCCAAAGGCGATCATAAGGAGAAATAGAGGGGGGGGGGGTAAAAGCCGCTAATAAGAACAATAATTAGCAGTAATATCGGCGAGCGTCGCGTCGGAGTTGCCCAAGTTGGCTCCAAGCCACAAATAGCGGCCGGAGCAGGTATTTGGGATAGAAACTCCCGCGTTATTAGCAAGCCCTGTCGCGCATGGGACATCGGGCTTAATCGGACTTGCG from Candidatus Saganbacteria bacterium encodes:
- a CDS encoding four helix bundle protein gives rise to the protein MELKNRIVSFRDLEVYRNSYSAMLSVLCEIACKLPGDERYDLKDQLSRACKAIPRLIAEGYAKRHQNRGFQKYIDDAMAECNEMVVSISQARDIYSSHVNIDSCDKLIDIYDKTGRQLYKLGVAWNNFKKRQP